A window of Rhinatrema bivittatum chromosome 2, aRhiBiv1.1, whole genome shotgun sequence contains these coding sequences:
- the DCSTAMP gene encoding dendritic cell-specific transmembrane protein, whose protein sequence is MVALHQADCRSDGDPSLLVHLQWGLPCPALVHTSRLFAQKPTYLDDVGCLLSQVSVMIDFAKVTQVCLHVVDIFVSKRKAGWKNTLDLLVVCCTLGLISGATLFLALHLSNTCTGLVSSLVSAFTTIAISSLLFSSKHVRCFSVLFLLSCGMSEGRNALITAGTGIVIFHDVKNIFNNLRNLADSITCNLEAKRLSLQVTPLDQYIKTIRWIYDQGALFNPFPDIVTLKDSIDVHTSLLDEGVKMKLNETKLQIERVVGGLSTLLDATFFVGRWLLFVLGLAMVFIGTVVFLRRYLSKDSVKFDNAYITKAFVKFDERRRKEGKTCVLPLNKKERKEYSPIPTLRLSLRERKHVGLFFLPILMNLGIWTLFTAIDFLVYWLISSVSKHLKDLPEQTIPWLISNFREGKVLGIVPEKSSKNSFSASFNIALFECECIPTPQVSLSKAWIPLGVITVLLLVLGMLSAVLTQLKLMVTASFYPSKELERIRYLHSKVLKKRSKAASNNAKRKLSGMVTKLHFWFPVLKMNQAAAEEMDIML, encoded by the exons ATGGTGGCTCTCCATCAGGCCGACTGCCGCTCAGATGGTGATCCATCGCTGCTGGTGCACCTACAATGGGGCCTGCCATGTCCTGCGCTGGTTCACACTTCCCGGTTGTTTGCCCAGAAGCCGACGTACCTTGATGATGTTGGATG TTTGCTTTCTCAAGTATCAGTCATGATAGATTTTGCCAAAGTAACTCAAGTGTGTTTACACGTTGTGGACATTTTTGTATCCAAGAGGAAGGCAGGGTGGAAAAATACGTTGGATCTTTTGGTGGTTTGCTGTACACTGGGCCTCATTTCCGGTGCCACCTTGTTCCTTGCTTTGCACCTGTCAAACACATGCACTGGGCTGGTTTCATCACTCGTATCTGCTTTCACCACCATTGCCATTTCCAGCCTGCTCTTTTCCTCCAAACACGTCCGCTGTTTCAgtgttctttttcttctctcttgtgGGATGAGCGAAGGCAGAAATGCACTTATTACAGCTGGAACTGGCATCGTCATATTCCATGacgtcaaaaatatttttaacaacCTCAGAAACCTAGCAGACAGTATAACTTGCAACCTGGAAGCAAAGCGCCTGTCCCTCCAGGTGACTCCTTTGGACCAGTACATCAAAACAATCCGGTGGATTTATGATCAAGGTGCGCTTTTCAACCCCTTCCCAGACATAGTGACCCTGAAAGACAGCATTGACGTGCACACCTCGCTTTTGGATGAAGGAGTGAAAATGAAACTGAATGAAACAAAGCTGCAGATTGAAAGAGTGGTGGGTGGCCTGTCCACCCTACTGGATGCCACATTCTTTGTGGGCCGCTGGCTGCTGTTTGTCCTGGGCCTTGCAATGGTTTTCATTGGCACGGTAGTCTTCCTCAGAAGGTATCTCAGCAAGGACAGCGTGAAGTTTGACAATGCATATATCACAAAGGCTTTCGTTAAGTTTGATGAgcggaggaggaaggagggcaaGACTTGTGTCCTCCCACTgaataaaaaagagagaaaggaatatAGCCCCATTCCTACACTGCGCTTGTCCCTCAGGGAGAGGAAACATGTAGGGCTGTTCTTCCTCCCTATACTGATGAACCTTGGTATTTGGACACTGTTCACAGCCATAGATTTCTTAGTCTACTGGCTAATTTCGTCGGTGAGCAAGCATTTGAAGGATCTGCCTGAGCAAACCATTCCTTGGCTTATTTCGAACTTC agggaagggaaagtgctGGGCATTGTGCCAGAAAAGAGCAGCAAGAATTCTTTCAGTGCTTCCTTTAATATTGCTCTTTTTGAGTGCGAATGCATCCCCACGCCACAGGTCTCACTTTCCAAGGCATGGATCCCACTTGGAGTCATCACTGTGCTTTTACTTGTACTTGGAATGCTCTCTGCTGTCCTGACACAGCTCAAACTGATGGTGACTGCTTCATTCTATCCCAGCAAGGAGCTGGAACGCATTCGTTACCTGCACTCAAAAGTGCTGAAGAAAAGATCAAAAGCAGCCTCCAACAATGCAAAACGGAAACTGAGTGGCATGGTCACAAAG CTGCACTTCTGGTTTCCGGTGCTGAAGATGAAtcaggcagcagcagaagaaatggatataATGCTGTAG